Part of the uncultured Anaeromusa sp. genome is shown below.
CTGTTTATGCAACGGCAAACGCCCGCAGCGATCAAGCGGCGCAGCAGCTTAGTCTGCTTGTCGAAGGTCCCCGGCAGGAAGAAATTGCGTTGGCCGCAGCCAAGGTGGAGCAAAGCAAACAGGTGTTAAACTTAGCGCAGACTCGTCTTGGCTATTCGCAGATTATTGCGCCTATCGACGGTTTTGTTTTATCTAAAAATATTGAAGCCGGCGAATATGTGTCTCCGGGTACGGCGGTAGTCACTCTTGGCGAATTAGGTCAGGTTTGGCTTAAAGCCTATATTTCCGAAACCGACTTGGGCAAGGTAAAGCTTGGGCAGCCGGTCACCGTGACCACCGATACGTATCCAGGAAAAAAATATCAGGGCCAGATTCAATTTGTTGCCTCGGAAGCGGAATTTACACCGAAAAATATCCAGACCGCCGAAGAGCGGGTTAAGCTGGTGTATCGCATTAAGATTTCCATTGCCAATGAAGCCTATGAACTAAAACCAGGGATGCCGGCGGATGCGCAAATTCTCTTGAATGGAGAATAGATGATGGATGCAATTAAGATGCACGAGGTGACGCAAAAATTTGGCGCAGTCACCGCTGTGGAGCAGTTGACTCTTGCTGTGCAGGAAGGCGAGATTTTTGGTTTGTTAGGGCCTGACGGAGCGGGTAAGACGACCATCATGAGGCTTTTGGCGGGCCTTTTGACGCCAAGCGCAGGAGAAGCCTGGGTGTGTGGTTTTCATACTCTAAGCGATGTCGAAGCGCTCCGCAACCATATTAGCTATATGCCGCAGCGCTTTGGCTTGTATCTTGATTTGACGGTACAAGAGAATATTGACTTTTACGCAGATTTATATAATGTTCCCCAAACCATTCGCAAAGAAAAAATACCGGAACTGCTGGCGTTTAGCAATATGACTGCTTTTCGCGACAGGCAGGCGCGGAATTTATCCGGCGGCATGAAGCAAAAACTGGCTCTTGCCTGCGCCCTTGTGCATACGCCGAAGGTGCTGTTTTTGGATGAGCCGACAAACGGCGTAGATCCGATGTCGCGGCGAGATTTTTGGCGTATTTTAGGTAAGCTGTTGGAAGAAAAGGTGACGATTTTTGTTTCTACTTCGTATCTTGACGAAGCGGAACGCTGTGATCGCGTCGGTCTCTTGTATAAGGGACGGTTGATTTTGGCAGGCAGGCCGGCGGAAATCAAAGCTAAAATGAATGGCGTTTTGTTGGAAATACGCTGTAGTGCGCCTAGAACCGTATTACCGCTGCTCAAAGCGGTTATGCAGCCTCGTTCCGCCGGTTTGTTCGGCAATAAGATTCATTTAGTTGCCATGGGTGAAGCCGCACAGGTCGAGGCGGACCTTAAGGAGAAATTGCGCGAGCTAGACATTCAAGGGGAAGTGGCAGTGATAACGCCTTCCCTGGAGGACGTGTTTATTTCGATGCTTACGACGGGAGAAAGTGGTGACTGAGGTGGAAGACAGCCGCAATGACTCGGAATATGCTGTAATTGTTGAAGACCTGGCAAAGCGTTACGGCAGCTTTACGGCTGTCAACAATGTATCCTTTCGGGTGAAAAGGGGAGAAATCTTTGGTTTTCTTGGGCCCAATGGCGCAGGAAAGTCGACTACCATCCGCATGCTGTGCGGTATTATCTTGCCTACGTCCGGCAAGGCCCAGGTAATCGGTTTGGATGTATTCCGCCAGGCGGAGGAAATTAAAGCCAATATCGGTTATATGTCACAAAAATTTTCGCTTTATGAAGACCTCACAGTGGAAGAAAATATTGATTTTTATAGCGGCATCTACGAAATTCCGGCGGCACGAAAGCAAGAACGTAAGGCATGGGTGCTTAAAATGGCCGAGCTGGAGGAGCAGCGCAACAGCTTTACTTCTAACTTGGCCGGCGGCTGGAGGCAGCGGCTGGCGTTAGGGTGTTCACTGCTGCATGAGCCGCAAGTACTGTTTTTGGATGAACCGACATCAGGGGTGGACCCCATTTCACGGCGCAACTTTTGGGATTTAATTTATCATCTCGCAGGCGAGGGAGTTACTGTTTTTGTCACCACGCATTATATGGATGAAGCCGAATATTGTGACCGCCTGGCTATGATTTATCGAGGCGAGCTGGTGGCCATAGGCACGCCGGATGAGTTGAAAAATAAGCATATTGCTGCGCAAAGTATCAATTTGGAATGTATGGACTCCAAATTAATTAGACCATCCCTGGAAGACGTGTTTGTGTCTATCATTGAAGCGCAGGATCAGAAAGTAACGTGAGCAAGGAGGGGCGGGTTGTGAGTATTCATCGCATAGCGGCTATTATTCGCAAGGAATTTATTCATATTCTCCGCGACTCCCGCAGTTTGAGCATGGCTATTGCCATGCCGGTGCTGTTGATTTTTCTTTTTGGCTCTTCCTTAAGTCTTGATGTAGATCGCGTGCCGCTCGTGGTCTGGGATCAAAGCCAAACCACCGACAGCCGTGAATTAATCGGCCGTTTCACATCTTCGCAGTATTTTAGCTTGGCCGCCACAGCCTCTTCGTATGCGGACATTGAGGCGGCCATTGACCGACGGGAGGCTATCCTGGCGCTTGTCGTTCCCTATGACTTCGGCCGTAAACTGGAAAGCGCACAGCAGGCGGAGGCGCAGCTTCTCGTCGACGGCAGCGACGCCAATACAGCTACCATTGCGATCGGCTATGCCCAAGGTGTAACAAATGGCTACAACAGCGCTTTGCTGTTGAAAGCCTCGCAAAAAAAAGGCGGCAAAGCCGTGGCTATGCCGCTGGAGGGGAAGCTGCGCGTTTGGTTTAACCAGAATATGCAGGCGAAAAACTACATTGTTCCCGGGCTTATCGCCGTAATCATGATGGTGATTGCGTCCTTGCTGACTTCTCTGACCATTGCCCGTGAATGGGAAAACGGAACCATGGAGCAGTTGATTACAACCCCGCTCAAGCCGTTGGAACTGATTATTGGCAAGCTGACGCCATATTTTGTGATTGGCATGCTGGATGTGGCGCTGGTGGTGCTGATGGGACGATTCTTGTTTGATGTGCCGCTGCGGGGGAATGGGGCCCTTGTCTTTGGAATGGCGGCTTTGTTTTTGCCGGGCGCTCTGGCTATGGGGATGTTGATCAGCATTGTAACGAGATCACAGCTTTTGGCTAGTCAGCTGGCGATGGTGCTGACCTTTTTGCCCTCATTCCTGCTGTCCGGCTTTATGTACGCTATTGCGAATATGCCGGAGCCCATTCAAGTACTTACCCACCTGATACCTTCACGCTACTTTGTCACTATTTTAAAGAACGTCTATTTAAAAGGGGCGGGGCTGGAAATCATTTGGGCGGAAGCGGTATTCCTTTTCTTCTTTGGGGTGATTATGGTTTTTGTTGCCAACAAGAAACTCAAAAAGAGACTGGTGTGAGCTATGGCTTTTGAACGTTTGCGGCAAATGATAAAAAAAGAATTTATTCAGGTTCTTCGCAATCCCAAAATGAGAGCGATTGTATTAGTCATGCCTGTCGTACAAAGTCTTATTTTCGGCTACGCTGTGACGACCGATGTAAATCGAGTAACTACGGCTATTTTTGACCAGGCGCAAACGCCGGAAAGCCGGGGATTGACGGATCGCTTTAGCCGTTCGGGATATTTTGCTGTGAACGCAGTGTTGCAAAGCGACCGAGAGGTAGACGAAGTAATTGGTTTGGGGAAAAGTACGGTAGTGCTGCGCATCCCAACTTCGTTCAGCCGCGATCTGGCCAGCGGCGCTACGGCGAACGTGCAAATCATAGTGGATGGCGTGGATTCCAATACCGCCGGCGTAGTGTTGAATTATGCCGGGACTATTCTGCAAAATGAGAATGTTGAGCTGCTGAAAAAACGCGCAGGTCTTCCTGGCTGGGAGCCAGCGGGAGTGCAGCTGCAAACGCGGCCGTGGTTTAACGAGAATCTAACAAGCCGCAATTTTTATGTTCCGGGAGTTATTGCGGCTATTGTCATGTTGGTCTCACTTTTGTTGACCAGTATGTCCATTGTGCGGGAAAAAGAAATGGGCACGATGGAACAAATTGTCGTGACGCCGATTAAGCCGTTAGAGTTCATTTTAGGCAAGACCATGCCGTCTATTGTTCTGGGCTTTGTGAATATGATTTTTGTCACGTTGATCAGTGTCTTTTGGTTTGATATTCCTGTGCGCGGCAGTGTACCGCTCTTGTTTGTAGCCAATGGCTTGTATTTGATGACAACCGTCGGTATTGGTCTCTTGATTTCTACTATTTCCGATACGCAGCAGCAGGCCATGATGTCGAGCTTCTTTTTCTACCTGCCGGCGATTCTGTTGTCCGGCTTTATGTTCCCCATTGCCAATATGCCGGAAGTAGTGCAATGGTGTACCTATGCCAACCCGTTGCGTTATTTTTTAATCATTATTCGCGGTATTTTTCTAAAGGGTGTGGGGCTGTCGATCTTGTGGCCTCAATTACTGGCGTTGTTTTTATTGGGGATGGCGCTCTTGACATTGGCGGTCAAAAAATTTCGCAAGAATTTGGCGTAAGGGAGAGAAAAATAAATGCGCAGCAGAAAAACGACGGAAATACGCCGTGAGGAAATCTTGCGAGCGGCGCTGTTTATTGTGGAACAGCAGGGCTTAGATAATTTGAATACCAATGCGATTGCCGCGGTGATTCAATTGGTGCCGTCTGCCATTTACCGGCATTTTAAAAATAAAGAAGAAATTATTGCGGCTCTTATTGACTTTATTGGTGAGCGTCTGCAGCAAAATTTGCAGCAAGCGACAACTCAGGAAGGGACGGCGCTGGAACGTTTAAAAAGTCTCTTTGAACTTCATGTGAAATTGCTGCAAGAAGAGCCGGCGATTCCACGTATTCTTTATTTCTTAATTAGCAGTGAGCGCAATCAGGAATTGAAAAAAAAGATGCTCGCTGAAATTGACGCCTATGTATATGAAACGAAAAAACTGCTGCTCCAAGGGAAGAAAGCCGGCGAAATCAATCCTGCGGTGGATGTTGCGGCAGCGGCCATGATGTTTTTAGGCATGATCCAGCCGCTAGTCATTCTCAGCCAAGAGAATAAGGACGTATTAGATGAATACCCGCAAAAACTGTGGCAGTGTTATCAACGCGCGATTGCTTTCTAGAAAGAGCGAAAAGCCAAGCTGAGGAAAAAGAGTAACTATATTGAAACAAATATGGTTTTTTAGCAGGGGATTCATGCCCAGCGGCGAATAAAAATAATAAGCAATACTTCTACGAAAGAAGTGTAATACACATGAATGTGTAACAGCCAGTGTTGTTTCCTTCCGCTTGTGGCAGGAAACTGATTGGCTGTTGTTTTTTTACTTTCTTAGCTTAGAGGCTTTTGCGAAGGGAAGGGTAATGTTATGTGTAAATCCTGCGGTTGCTTTTCGCTGGGTACAAGCCAGCTGAAGCTGCTGATTAAAGACTTGGATGCGCAGCAGGCGCAAGAAGTGGAGACGTTCTTGGGCGGAATTCCCGGGATAAAACACGTTCATATTCACGCAGACAATGGCAAAGCGACAATACATTACGTAACAAAGCAGTTGTCTCAAGATACGATCATTCAGTTACTCAAGGACTATCATCCCCAAAAAGCAAAAACGTTTCTTGGAAAATGGTGGTAAAAAACTGGGCGGAATGGAATCGCCTACTATAAAAGAAAAGCACTAAAAAGAGGAGCGATGGATTATGAATTTCCCTAAACGTAAGTTGGCTATTGTCGGGGTAGGACATGTTGGTTCGGCGGTGTTGAATTGCGCCTTGGCGTTTAATTTGGCGGCGGATATTGCTTTGATTGATATTCTTGAAGAAAAGGCAATGGGAGAGGCGTTAGACGCCAGCCACGGCACGCCGTATACCTTTAGCCCCAGCGCCTACGTGCACGCAGGGGGCTACGAAGAATGCAAGGATGCGGATGTGATTATTGTTGCCGCCGGTCCAAGTATTCTTCCGGGCGCTAATTTGGATCGCCTGCTGTTGGCGGAGAGCAATGTAAAAACCATTCATGACGTGATGAACTCCATTACGAAGTACACAAAAGACGCCATTATCATTATGATTACAAATCCTTTAGATATTACTACGTATTGCGCGCAAAATCTCTTTGGCTATCCTAAACATAAGATTTTAGGGACCGGGACAACCTTGGAGACCGCGCGGCTGCGCAGGATTTTGGGCAATAAATACAACGTCGATCCCAAGAACGTACATGGTTATATTCTCGGCGAGCATGGAAACTCCGCCTTCCCGGCTTGGAGCCTGGTGAGCGTGGCTGGTATTGCAGCTGACAAGCTAGATTCGTATTTCCAGCCGGAAGAACCCTTGGATTATGAAAAAACGGGTGCAGCGGTGGTCAATGTCGCCTATGACGTACTGAACTACAAGGGCTGCACCAACTCTGGCATTGCCATGGTAGCCTGTCGAATTGCCAGAGCGGTATTTTATAATGAAAACAGCATTTTCCCGGTATCAACGACCTTAAGCGGAGAATATGGCTTGGCCGGCATTGCCTTGAGTCTGCCTTGCGTCGTGAATTCCGAGGGGGTTCGGCAGCGTTTGGAAGTGCCGTTGAACGAAACGGAAATTGGCAAGCTGAAAGCTAGCTTTGAAAACTTGGGACAAGTGTTAAAATCGGTGGGCGTTAAAAAATAAGAATCAAAATTAAGGAGGCGGAACTAATGACTATGGCAGTAGAACAAGTAAGCTTTCCCCAGAATGTTTTTCGCGGACGCGGGGCGTTGCCGCAGATTGGCGCATATTGCAAAGAACTAGGTGGGCCGGTCTTTGTTTTGGGCGGCAAAACAGCGCTTGGGAAAACCCAGGCCATCTTGGAAGCCAGCTTGCAGGAAGCAGGGGTCAAAATTGCGGCGGTGGAATGGTATGGCGGCGAATGTACACAGGACAACATTGACCGTTTGGCGGCTGGCGTGCGCCAGCATGGCGCGAAGGTTATTATTGCCGTGGGCGGCGGCAAGGCGCTCGATACCGGCAAGCTGACCGGTGATGCTTGCGGCGTTCCGGTAGTAACGGTGCCGACCATTGCGGCTACCTGTGCGGCGGCTACGCCGGTAGCGGTGCTGTACGACAATGACGGTATCTTTATCCGCATCGTATCCTTTCCTAATTGTCCGGTAGGCATGATCATTGACACCGATATTTTGCTGGCAGCGCCAGCAGAGTATTTGTCTGCAGGCTTAGGAGATACCCTGGCCAAATGGTACGAATACCGCGCCGCGATTCAGTGCGTGGAGCAGAATAGTTTAAGTCTGGCTGCCTTGGCTCAGGGCCGGTTGTGTTATGACTTGGTGGCTCGTTTCGGCGGCGAAGCCCAAAATGCGGCAGCGACCAAAGAATATGCTGCAGCGCTGGAAGCTACGGCGGATGCTATTATTCTTTATGCGGGGATGGCCTCGATTTATGGCGGAGAAAAGCTGCGTTCGGCAGCGGCTCATGCTTTATACAACGCCTTTACGATTATTCCGGAAGCCCATGAAATGGGGCATGGCCGGACCGTGGGCTATGGAAATCTTTGCTTATTGGCGTTGGAAGGCCGGGCGGACGAAGAACTTCTGGAAGCCGTTGAAATTGCTAAAGCTTGCGGCGTGCCCGTGACTAGCCAGCAAATTGCTAAAACCACAGCGGCTCAACTGGAAGCTGTTGCAGCCAAAGCGGTATCGCTGCCGGATATGAAAAACATGCCGTTGACAGTAACGACGGAAAAAATGCTCCAGGCGATTGCGCGCGTAGACGCATTAAGCTCATAACGCAAAATTCATTACAGGAGTCAGGCAGAGTGATCTGCCTGATTCTTGCTTTTGGGCGTTAATCCATTGCGGAGAAAGAAAATAACTGCCTAGGCAGGGAATTTGTTAAAAACGAAGAATAGATATACACAAGAAAGCTTTCACGAAGAAAGCGTAATACACACGAATGTGTAACAGCTGCAAATTCGTCTGCGAGCCGCAGGCGTAGTTGGGCTGTTGTTTTTTATGCAAAGAGAAGAAAGGTTGTTGTGGAAGATGAAGAAAAAGACAGCTCTCTATCTTATGCTGTGCGGCATGGTAATGGCAGCATTACTGTTGACAGGGTGCGGCGGGAAAAAAGAAGCGAAGACCCCGGCGGATGCGATTGTCTTGGGGGTTGAGAATGAGTCTGCCAAGGTAAATCCGCTCTTTACAGACGAGCATGATGATGCGGTAATGCTGATCTTTACCGGCTTGACTAGATATAATGAAAAGAACGAACTGACGCCGGATTTAGCGGAATCCTGGCAGATAAGCGCCGATCAAAAGGAATACATATTCAAGCTGCGGCAAAACGTAAAATGGCATGACGGCCAGCCGTTTACAGCGGAAGACGTTAAATTTACGATTGATACGGCGTTAGACAAAAAAAGCAATTCGACCATTCGCGAACGTTTTGAAGAAATTCAAGAGGTAAGCGTACTGGATCCCTATACGGTCAAGATTGTTTTAAAGACGCCTTTTCCTTTGCTGGACGCTATGACGACCGGCATGATTCCGAAACATGCCTTAGCGGGAAAAGACGTGAATCAAGACGCCTTTAACGCCCAGCCGATTGGCACCGGACCTTTCCGTCTGAGCCAATGGCAAAAAGGACAAGCGATGACGCTGGAAGCCAATAAGGATTTTTATCGGGGCGCTCCGAAAGTGGCGAAAGTGATCTTGAAGTTCCTGCCGGATCAGAACGTCCGGGCCTTGCAGTTGGAAACCGGAGAAATTGATGTAGCTCTTGTCGATCCGGCTCAAGTGGAGCGGGTGCAAAAAGTGCAGAGCCTCCAGGTGGAACGAGTAGTAACGGCGGATTATCGCTGCTTGATGTATAATCGCCAATTTCCCTTATGGAATGATGCGCGTGTACGCCAGGCGTTGAATTTTGCCGTAGACCGGGAGGCGCTGGTAAAAGGCGTGATGCTTGGCTGGGGCAAAGCGGCTTATGGACCGCTGCAGCTCAATTGGGCCAATAACAGTGCCGTAGAAACATACGCCTATAATCCGGCGAAGGCGAAAGAACTGCTGGCGGCGGCAGGCTATACGCCGGGCGCGGACGGGATGCTGCAAAAAGACGGGAAGAAGCTGACCTTTAAAATTACTACCTTTGCCCATGACCCGGTGCGGGTTTCCTTAGCGAACGCCTTGTCTACGCAGTTTAAACAAATTGGCGTAGACGCTGTGCCGGATCCGCGAGAAAAGGGGTCCTTTAAAATCGCAGACATGGAAACATTTTTGTTGGGCTGGGGCAGTCCCTTTGATCCGGATCAAGATACGTACCGGATCTTCCATGGCAGCGACCCCAGCGGCCAAAACTATGAACACTATAAAAACGCTAAGGTAGATGCGGCTTTGACAGCGGCGCGGCAAACAATGAATCAAGAAGCGCGCAAAGGATTGTACGCTCAGTTCCAGCAAGCGTTGGCAGAGGATCCGCCGTTTAATTTCTTGGTTTACTTGGATGTTGCCGTAGTGCATAATAAAAGCATCGGCGGCTTTAAGGCAAGGACGTTGGGCCATCATGGCGCCGGTTATACTTGGAATGTGGAAGAATGGAGCAAGACTCCCTGATGTTGCTGTTTATTTTGCGGAGGCTGCTGGCTAGTGTGCCGGTGCTGCTGGTTGTCAGCCTCTGCTCCTTTTTCTTTATTCATACGGCTCATGGAGATCCGGCGGTGGCCATGTACGGCAGCCAGTTGGAGCGGATGCGCCCGGCGGACCAGGAGCGCATTCGTGAAAACTTGGGGCTGGATCAACCATTGCCTGTACAGTATGGACGCTGGCTGTCACAGGCTATGCAAGGCGAATTGGGAACTTCATATATTACCGGTCGCCCGGTATCGCAAATGCTGGCGGAGAGACTACCGCGCACCATTGTGTTGAATGTGAGCGCGTTGGCGCTGATGGTCTGCCTGGCGGTTGCTGTGGGCTTGGCTAGCGCCATTCGGCAATATTCGTGGCTTGATTATCTGGCGACGTTTTTTTCGTTTCTCTTTTTTTCCATTCCTAGCTTTTGGCTGGCGTTGTTAGCGATTTTGTTTTTTAGCGTCTATTTAGGCTGGCTGCCATCCGCTGGCATGGCTTCTTTAGGGAATGATGGAGATTGGCTCGACCGGCTGCGGCATTTGCTGCTGCCGGTCGTTGTGCTGGCGTTAAGTCATGTGGGCGCTTATATTCGCTTTGTGCGGTCCAGCATGCTGGAAGTGCTGGGCAAGGAATATATTCGTATGGCCCATGCCAAAGGCTTATCGCCGCGAAGAGTGCATTATCTGCATGCCTTTCGCAATGCCTTGGTGCCTGTTATTACTTATGGCGGGTTATCTTTTTCTTCTCTTGTCGGGGGCGGTTATCTGGTGGAGACGGTATTTGCTTATCCAGGATTGGGACAATTAAGCATTCAAGCCGCCTCCATGCGCGATTATCCGCTGTTGATGGGAACGATATTGCTAACAGGCTGCTTTGTCGTCGCCGGAAACTTGCTGGCGGATATTGCCTGCGCTTGGGTAGATCCCAGACTGACGGTGGAAGGGCTGCGAAAGAAGGTGGGCGGCATTGGGTAACAAGGCTTTTTGGAAACGTCTGGTGCGCCACCGTTTGGGGCAGGGCGGTTTAATCGTCTTGGCGATTATGCTCTTACTGGCTGCTGCGGCGCCGCTTCTGGCGGCGTATAGCCCGATAGACGCCGACTTAGCAGCCGTGCGGCAGCCTCCTAACGGTATGCATCTATTTGGTACGGATGAATTGGGACGTGATATTTTCAGCCGCCTGTTGTATGGAGCGAGGGTGTCCCTGGCGGTGGGCATTGCTTCGGTGGCTCTTGCGACTACCCTAGGGCTTCTGTACGGCGTGGTCAGCGGCTATACAGGGGGCTTGGCGGATAACGCGCTGATGCGCTTGTTGGATGGCTTGCTTTCGGTGCCTACGCTGGTGCTGGTTATTGCCTTGCAGGCGCTGAGCGGTCAAGGCTTTCAAAGTGTTATTGGGGTAATTGCGGCTACCAGTTGGATGCAGACCGCCCGTATTGTGCGGACCGAGTTTTTAGCTGTGAAACAGCAGCCCTTTGTGCAGGCGGCGCTTACATGCGGCGCAAGCGACGGAACGGTGATTTGGCGGCATATCTTGCCGAATTGTTTGCCTTCGGTTGTCGTGTTGGCGACGATGAGCGTGGGCCATGCGATTGTAACGGAAGCGGCTCTCAGCTTTCTGGGCATGGGGATTCCGCCGCACCTTCCTTCATGGGGGAATATGCTGATGGGCGGGCAGCGGAGCATTTTAGCGGGCGCCTGGTGGATTGCTTTTTTCCCGGGCTGCTTTATTGTCTTGACCGTATTAGCCATTAACTTCTTGGGAGATGCGGTGCGAGACGCTCTTGACCCGTTGGGAGGCAAAGGAAATTTCGGAGCAAAAGGAGAGGCGTCATGAAGGAGTCTTGTTTGTCCTTGCGCCATGTGTCGGTTTCTATTGATGGCGCGCCTTTAGTTCGGGATGTGACCTTTGATGTGCCTGCCGGTGAAGTCTTGGGTTTGGTAGGAGAAAGCGGCAGTGGCAAGTCGTTGACGCTGCAGGCGGTGATGGGACTGGCCGGTATGGGGCGCAACAATGTGCAGGTTCAAGGGGAAGCCTGGTTTCAAGGAAAAAACCTATGCGCCTTGAAGCCGGAGGAGCTGCGCGCGCTGCGCGGTGCGGCGATCGGCATGGTCTTCCAAGATCCCCTGGCGTCGCTGAATCCGGTATTGCCTGTAGGCTGGCAAGTAGCGGAGCTTTTTCGGGTGCATCGGAAGCTGTCGCGTCGAGAGGCTGGAGTCGGGGCGAGACAAGCCCTGCTTCGTGCGGGTGTTACAAAGCCGGAAGAGCTGTACTATCGCTTTCCGCACCAATTGTCAGGCGGTCAGCGGCAGAGAGTGCTGATTGCTATGGCTGTGGCGCTGGAGCCTCCTTTGATCATCGCAGATGAGCCGACTACCGCCTTGGATGTGACCTTGCAAGCGCAGATTATCGAAGAATTGCGCCGCTTGCAGCAAGAGGGAGGAAGCTCGGTGCTTTTGGTCTCTCATGATATGGGCGTGATTGCAGAGCTGGCGGATCAGGTGGCGGTCATGCGCGAGGGGCGTGTGGTAGAACAGGGAAGCTGCATGGAAATTTTTGATGCGCCTCAGGAGGCCTATACGCAGCGCTTGTTGGCAGCCAGTCGCTTCGAATTGATAGAGGAGGCGGCGCATGAGTCTGCTTGTAGTTGAAAACGCTTGTTGCCGTTATCGGTTGCATTCGCATTGGCTGGCCGGACACAAAGAAGTAAAGGCCGTAGAAAAGGTATCCTTGCAGATTGCCGAAGGAGAGCGCTTTGCGTTAGCTGGAGAAAGCGGCAGCGGGAAGAGTACGCTGGCGAGAGCGATCTTGTTATTGGAGCCATTGGCATCAGGAAAAATTCTTTTTGATGGTGCGGATATTTCCGCACTAAAGGGGAATGCGCAAAAAAATTATCGCCGCCAAGTGCAGATGGTGTTTCAAGACGCTTATTCTTCCATGAATCCCCGTATGCAAGTAGGCGAAATTCTAGCGGAACCGGTACGCTCTTTTGCTCTAAAAGAAAATGAAGCTCGCGCAAAGAAGCGGATCAGCAGTATGCTGGAATGCTGCGGTTTATCCGCTAAAGTTCTGGCGCGGTATCCGGGAGAACTTTCCGGCGGGGAGTGCCAGCGAGTTGCCTTGGCTAGGGCTCTTTTGCCGCAGCCAAGGCTGGTTGTTTTTGATGAGGCTACGTCGAGTTTGGATGTGACGCTGCAGAATCAGATTCTTGGCTTGCTGCATCAAGTGCGGCAGCAGATGAATTTGACCTATCTTTTCATTACGCATAATCTAGCCATGCTGCCCCACGTCGCGGACCGCGTCGGCATTATGCAAGAAGGCAGGCTGGTAGAAGTCTTACCTGCGCATCAGTTAACGCAAGGAAAACATTCTTATACGCAAAAGCTGCTGGCGGCAGCCCCGGTGACACATCCGAAGGATCGAAGAGCCTTGTCAAAGTAATGGCGTATAGAATTTGCCACGCCGCTTTTATGTATGCTAGAGACGAGGTATAATGAATGTTGTAATCGTAGGAAGAACTAGAATGCAAGATATTGTTGTATGGAGGCGGCGGAAATGGCAAAGT
Proteins encoded:
- a CDS encoding iron-containing alcohol dehydrogenase family protein, which translates into the protein MTMAVEQVSFPQNVFRGRGALPQIGAYCKELGGPVFVLGGKTALGKTQAILEASLQEAGVKIAAVEWYGGECTQDNIDRLAAGVRQHGAKVIIAVGGGKALDTGKLTGDACGVPVVTVPTIAATCAAATPVAVLYDNDGIFIRIVSFPNCPVGMIIDTDILLAAPAEYLSAGLGDTLAKWYEYRAAIQCVEQNSLSLAALAQGRLCYDLVARFGGEAQNAAATKEYAAALEATADAIILYAGMASIYGGEKLRSAAAHALYNAFTIIPEAHEMGHGRTVGYGNLCLLALEGRADEELLEAVEIAKACGVPVTSQQIAKTTAAQLEAVAAKAVSLPDMKNMPLTVTTEKMLQAIARVDALSS
- a CDS encoding ABC transporter substrate-binding protein: MKKKTALYLMLCGMVMAALLLTGCGGKKEAKTPADAIVLGVENESAKVNPLFTDEHDDAVMLIFTGLTRYNEKNELTPDLAESWQISADQKEYIFKLRQNVKWHDGQPFTAEDVKFTIDTALDKKSNSTIRERFEEIQEVSVLDPYTVKIVLKTPFPLLDAMTTGMIPKHALAGKDVNQDAFNAQPIGTGPFRLSQWQKGQAMTLEANKDFYRGAPKVAKVILKFLPDQNVRALQLETGEIDVALVDPAQVERVQKVQSLQVERVVTADYRCLMYNRQFPLWNDARVRQALNFAVDREALVKGVMLGWGKAAYGPLQLNWANNSAVETYAYNPAKAKELLAAAGYTPGADGMLQKDGKKLTFKITTFAHDPVRVSLANALSTQFKQIGVDAVPDPREKGSFKIADMETFLLGWGSPFDPDQDTYRIFHGSDPSGQNYEHYKNAKVDAALTAARQTMNQEARKGLYAQFQQALAEDPPFNFLVYLDVAVVHNKSIGGFKARTLGHHGAGYTWNVEEWSKTP
- a CDS encoding ABC transporter permease, which codes for MEQDSLMLLFILRRLLASVPVLLVVSLCSFFFIHTAHGDPAVAMYGSQLERMRPADQERIRENLGLDQPLPVQYGRWLSQAMQGELGTSYITGRPVSQMLAERLPRTIVLNVSALALMVCLAVAVGLASAIRQYSWLDYLATFFSFLFFSIPSFWLALLAILFFSVYLGWLPSAGMASLGNDGDWLDRLRHLLLPVVVLALSHVGAYIRFVRSSMLEVLGKEYIRMAHAKGLSPRRVHYLHAFRNALVPVITYGGLSFSSLVGGGYLVETVFAYPGLGQLSIQAASMRDYPLLMGTILLTGCFVVAGNLLADIACAWVDPRLTVEGLRKKVGGIG
- a CDS encoding ABC transporter permease, with the protein product MGNKAFWKRLVRHRLGQGGLIVLAIMLLLAAAAPLLAAYSPIDADLAAVRQPPNGMHLFGTDELGRDIFSRLLYGARVSLAVGIASVALATTLGLLYGVVSGYTGGLADNALMRLLDGLLSVPTLVLVIALQALSGQGFQSVIGVIAATSWMQTARIVRTEFLAVKQQPFVQAALTCGASDGTVIWRHILPNCLPSVVVLATMSVGHAIVTEAALSFLGMGIPPHLPSWGNMLMGGQRSILAGAWWIAFFPGCFIVLTVLAINFLGDAVRDALDPLGGKGNFGAKGEAS
- a CDS encoding ABC transporter ATP-binding protein, which translates into the protein MKESCLSLRHVSVSIDGAPLVRDVTFDVPAGEVLGLVGESGSGKSLTLQAVMGLAGMGRNNVQVQGEAWFQGKNLCALKPEELRALRGAAIGMVFQDPLASLNPVLPVGWQVAELFRVHRKLSRREAGVGARQALLRAGVTKPEELYYRFPHQLSGGQRQRVLIAMAVALEPPLIIADEPTTALDVTLQAQIIEELRRLQQEGGSSVLLVSHDMGVIAELADQVAVMREGRVVEQGSCMEIFDAPQEAYTQRLLAASRFELIEEAAHESACS
- a CDS encoding ATP-binding cassette domain-containing protein; this translates as MSLLVVENACCRYRLHSHWLAGHKEVKAVEKVSLQIAEGERFALAGESGSGKSTLARAILLLEPLASGKILFDGADISALKGNAQKNYRRQVQMVFQDAYSSMNPRMQVGEILAEPVRSFALKENEARAKKRISSMLECCGLSAKVLARYPGELSGGECQRVALARALLPQPRLVVFDEATSSLDVTLQNQILGLLHQVRQQMNLTYLFITHNLAMLPHVADRVGIMQEGRLVEVLPAHQLTQGKHSYTQKLLAAAPVTHPKDRRALSK